One genomic window of Deltaproteobacteria bacterium includes the following:
- a CDS encoding molybdopterin-dependent oxidoreductase, whose product MKEIKKAVCIQCHSACRVAVEIEDGRLIRVGPDLDFPKGELFSTIVSGCPRANAITDYFYHKDRLNYPLKRAGARGENKWMQISWEQAMDEIAGKMKSLIDQYGPECIGTTCGTGRTSDEFRSRFFNLLGSPNIVGQAEVCYGEYLALMYAMFGWKLFPVVQKETQCTLMWGGGGPRYWNALWKNIIKARKRGMKLIVIDPRGVDTTRHADLWLQVRPGTDCALALAMIRHIIREGLYDKEFVSKWCHGFEELRERVEPFTLEKAAEITWVPADKIGQAAELYATSKPSAMTHGLGIEHSVNSMETLHAVFALRTITGNLDVKGGDIFPTAYPDIVHEQEIELIDKLSPEQRKKQLGADRFKIMSQEGFLLTQEAMPRVWGDVSLNRSSQFQAFAHAPTFYRAAITGKPYPLKAILTVSSNPLVTYGNSKIVYEALKSLDLYVVLDFFMTPSAQLADYVLPGATYLERPWIWAYAMIIGSEQAMPAVVPGQYERWSDYKFWKGLGDRLGQAEYWPWEDMEQVYDYRLKPSRVTFKEFMAKGGFAAGKGGFKRYEEKGFGTPTGKVELYSTVLEKMGYDPLPLFREPLESPISTPELAKEYPFILTTGGRFLPYYNAEHRQIARHRKRYPWPKMEIHPETAKALDIENGQWVWIESPRGRCRQIAEYDTSLHPDVVHAQHGWWYPEDPGEEPYLHGVWKSNINILTDDAPDSCNPINGGWPLRALLCKVYPCKPEEVEEGKTANFWD is encoded by the coding sequence ATGAAAGAAATTAAAAAAGCGGTGTGCATCCAGTGCCATTCCGCCTGCCGTGTGGCAGTGGAAATTGAAGACGGCCGGCTGATCCGTGTCGGCCCGGATCTGGATTTTCCCAAAGGAGAACTATTTTCTACCATTGTGAGCGGTTGTCCCCGGGCTAATGCCATTACCGATTATTTTTACCACAAGGATCGTTTGAACTATCCCCTCAAGCGGGCGGGTGCACGAGGCGAAAATAAATGGATGCAGATTTCCTGGGAGCAGGCGATGGATGAAATCGCCGGGAAAATGAAATCCCTGATCGACCAATACGGCCCCGAATGCATCGGGACGACTTGCGGTACCGGCCGTACATCCGATGAGTTCCGGAGCCGTTTTTTCAATCTGCTGGGCAGTCCCAACATCGTCGGGCAGGCCGAGGTTTGCTATGGCGAGTATCTTGCCTTAATGTACGCCATGTTTGGCTGGAAACTATTTCCGGTGGTGCAAAAGGAAACCCAGTGCACCCTGATGTGGGGCGGCGGTGGACCTCGGTACTGGAACGCCCTCTGGAAAAATATTATCAAAGCACGCAAGCGCGGCATGAAGCTGATTGTCATCGATCCCCGGGGTGTTGACACGACCCGGCACGCAGACCTATGGCTACAGGTTCGTCCCGGAACAGATTGTGCCCTGGCCTTGGCCATGATTCGCCACATCATCAGGGAAGGCCTGTACGATAAGGAATTTGTGTCAAAGTGGTGCCATGGGTTTGAGGAATTGCGCGAGCGGGTCGAGCCCTTTACATTGGAAAAAGCTGCGGAAATCACATGGGTACCGGCGGACAAAATTGGTCAAGCAGCGGAATTATACGCAACCTCCAAGCCGTCGGCTATGACTCATGGTCTAGGGATCGAGCACTCGGTCAACTCCATGGAAACCCTGCATGCCGTCTTTGCTCTGCGGACCATCACCGGAAATCTTGATGTCAAAGGCGGTGATATTTTCCCGACAGCATATCCAGACATCGTCCATGAACAGGAAATTGAACTCATCGACAAGCTCTCGCCGGAACAGAGGAAAAAACAGTTGGGAGCGGACCGCTTCAAAATTATGAGTCAGGAAGGTTTTCTTCTGACCCAAGAGGCGATGCCCCGTGTATGGGGCGACGTGAGTTTGAATCGCTCCAGCCAGTTCCAGGCCTTCGCGCACGCCCCGACATTTTATCGTGCCGCCATTACGGGGAAACCGTATCCGCTTAAAGCGATCTTGACTGTATCGAGCAACCCCCTTGTGACTTACGGAAACAGTAAAATCGTCTATGAGGCCCTGAAAAGTCTCGATCTTTATGTGGTGCTTGATTTTTTCATGACGCCCAGCGCTCAACTGGCGGACTATGTTTTGCCGGGGGCGACCTACCTCGAACGACCCTGGATCTGGGCCTACGCCATGATTATCGGCAGCGAACAGGCTATGCCCGCCGTGGTCCCTGGCCAATATGAACGCTGGTCCGATTATAAATTCTGGAAAGGACTGGGGGATCGACTGGGACAGGCTGAATACTGGCCCTGGGAAGACATGGAACAGGTCTATGATTACCGGCTCAAACCTTCACGTGTCACCTTCAAAGAATTTATGGCCAAAGGAGGTTTCGCCGCGGGGAAGGGTGGTTTCAAACGCTATGAAGAAAAAGGATTTGGAACTCCGACGGGAAAGGTCGAGCTATACTCGACGGTTCTGGAAAAGATGGGCTACGATCCGCTCCCCCTTTTTCGGGAACCCCTGGAAAGCCCGATCAGCACGCCCGAATTGGCAAAGGAATATCCGTTCATTCTCACAACGGGGGGACGCTTCCTGCCCTACTATAACGCGGAACACCGCCAGATAGCAAGGCACCGGAAGCGCTATCCCTGGCCAAAAATGGAGATTCACCCGGAAACGGCCAAGGCGCTGGACATTGAAAACGGCCAATGGGTCTGGATTGAATCTCCCCGGGGCCGCTGTCGTCAGATAGCGGAGTACGACACGAGCCTCCACCCCGATGTCGTGCACGCCCAGCATGGATGGTGGTACCCCGAGGACCCGGGAGAGGAGCCTTATCTTCATGGTGTTTGGAAATCGAACATCAATATCTTGACTGACGACGCTCCCGACAGTTGTAACCCCATCAATGGCGGCTGGCCCCTAAGAGCACTGTTGTGTAAAGTGTACCCTTGCAAACCGGAAGAAGTGGAGGAAGGCAAGACGGCAAATTTCTGGGATTAG
- a CDS encoding cytidylate kinase-like family protein, protein MKKEIRSIDQIVTEQLSRWLLASKEVKSEIVKPGPLITISREPGTGGTEIARVLSVRLKMDLLAGQITKHIAENADVSEKSIQAIIEKALTRRDDWLSSLFETRHMWPDKFMFHLNKVINTVKDHGNTVILGLGAQYILPAEKQFRVKLIGSRENRLNRIVNSRGCSRQEAEDYATTTEKDRRTFVKKFFKVDWINPHDYDLTINMDAMTISGAVETIISGFEAWKKSRDL, encoded by the coding sequence ATGAAAAAAGAAATCCGTTCAATCGATCAGATCGTCACTGAACAGTTATCGAGATGGCTATTGGCTTCTAAAGAGGTGAAGAGCGAGATCGTTAAACCTGGGCCGCTTATCACCATTTCACGTGAGCCGGGTACTGGCGGAACGGAAATCGCGAGGGTGCTGTCGGTCCGTCTGAAAATGGATCTTTTGGCTGGACAAATTACAAAGCACATTGCTGAAAACGCCGATGTCAGTGAAAAATCGATTCAAGCCATTATTGAAAAGGCCTTAACCCGGCGGGATGACTGGTTGTCATCCCTGTTCGAAACCCGCCATATGTGGCCGGACAAGTTCATGTTCCACCTGAACAAGGTGATTAACACGGTCAAGGATCATGGCAATACCGTTATTCTCGGGCTCGGCGCCCAGTATATTCTTCCCGCGGAGAAGCAGTTCCGGGTCAAATTGATCGGCTCCAGGGAAAACAGGTTGAACCGAATTGTAAACAGCAGGGGATGTTCGCGGCAGGAAGCAGAAGATTATGCGACCACCACTGAAAAGGATCGGAGAACCTTTGTTAAAAAATTTTTTAAGGTCGATTGGATAAATCCTCATGATTATGACCTGACAATCAACATGGATGCGATGACGATCAGCGGAGCCGTAGAAACGATCATCTCCGGTTTTGAAGCATGGAAAAAAAGCCGGGATTTGTAG
- a CDS encoding permease, with amino-acid sequence MKEWTKLGIIIAVFLSAYYIPLNHPTVRQAGLEAFLMLQDYARLHVLTCLVPAFFIAGAISVFVSQASVLKYFGAQANKTLSYSVASVSGTILAVCSCTVLPLFAGIYTRGAGIGPATAFLYSGPAINVLAIILTGRVLGWEMGAARAVGAVSFAVITGLLMALIFRKDDSDRTNGPLVLPAEEDRSRRLWQDIVYMLTMVLILIFAAWARPAPGTAGLWPFIFSTKWYIVIVLFIILGVILKSWFSREELKSWVDTTWWFMKQIFPLLVGGVLVAGFLLGRPGYSALIPETYIQGLVGGNSLWANLFASVAGAFMYFATLTEVPILQGLIGTGMGKGPALALLLAGPALSLPSVIVIGSVMGVKKTMVFCCIIILLSALAGMIFGWMMG; translated from the coding sequence ATGAAGGAATGGACAAAACTGGGGATCATCATCGCGGTATTCCTGAGTGCCTATTATATTCCTCTGAATCACCCAACGGTTCGCCAGGCGGGCCTTGAAGCGTTTCTGATGCTTCAGGATTACGCCCGTCTCCATGTCCTGACCTGCCTTGTCCCGGCCTTCTTCATTGCCGGGGCCATTTCCGTATTCGTTTCTCAGGCGTCGGTACTCAAATATTTCGGGGCCCAAGCGAATAAAACACTTTCTTACTCTGTTGCCTCCGTTTCCGGAACAATCCTGGCCGTCTGCTCCTGTACGGTGCTGCCGCTTTTTGCCGGAATTTATACACGCGGTGCGGGCATCGGGCCAGCAACAGCGTTTCTTTATTCAGGTCCTGCCATTAATGTTCTGGCCATAATCCTCACCGGCCGGGTTCTCGGGTGGGAAATGGGTGCCGCCCGTGCCGTCGGCGCGGTTTCCTTTGCCGTAATAACCGGTCTGTTGATGGCCCTGATCTTCCGCAAGGATGACTCTGACCGTACCAACGGCCCGCTTGTCCTCCCTGCAGAAGAAGACCGATCCCGTCGGCTCTGGCAGGACATCGTTTATATGTTGACCATGGTCCTGATCCTGATCTTCGCCGCCTGGGCCAGACCGGCACCCGGTACGGCGGGCCTCTGGCCGTTCATTTTTTCCACCAAATGGTATATCGTTATTGTTTTATTCATTATTCTGGGCGTGATTCTTAAATCATGGTTCAGTCGGGAAGAGTTGAAAAGCTGGGTGGACACCACTTGGTGGTTTATGAAGCAGATTTTTCCCCTCCTCGTCGGCGGCGTCCTGGTCGCGGGCTTTCTCCTGGGGCGTCCCGGTTATTCCGCCCTGATTCCGGAAACCTACATTCAGGGACTGGTCGGCGGCAATTCCCTCTGGGCGAATCTCTTCGCCTCCGTTGCCGGGGCGTTCATGTATTTCGCCACCCTGACGGAAGTCCCGATTCTGCAGGGGCTGATCGGAACCGGCATGGGAAAGGGGCCGGCGCTGGCTCTCCTTTTGGCTGGACCGGCCCTGTCACTCCCCAGCGTGATCGTGATCGGCAGCGTCATGGGAGTGAAAAAGACAATGGTTTTCTGTTGTATCATCATTCTCCTGTCCGCCCTGGCGGGCATGATATTCGGATGGATGATGGGTTAA
- a CDS encoding winged helix-turn-helix transcriptional regulator, with amino-acid sequence MVEFIRVMKALSDPNRIKVLKLLQHRVMCVCELQAALEIAQSTVSKHLKILENAGLVSCEKDGLWVNYAPGNGSRSPYAATLLGNLRHWLADDPDIKKLDAVVPLLNREVLCGK; translated from the coding sequence ATGGTCGAATTTATCAGGGTTATGAAAGCTCTGTCCGATCCGAACCGCATCAAGGTACTCAAGCTGCTTCAGCATCGCGTCATGTGCGTATGTGAACTTCAGGCGGCTCTCGAAATCGCCCAGTCAACTGTGTCAAAACACTTGAAGATACTGGAGAATGCCGGTCTTGTATCCTGCGAAAAAGACGGACTTTGGGTCAATTACGCTCCAGGGAACGGCAGCCGGAGCCCTTATGCGGCCACCCTTTTGGGTAATCTTCGCCACTGGCTTGCGGATGACCCGGATATAAAAAAGCTCGATGCCGTGGTGCCGCTGTTGAACCGTGAAGTGCTCTGCGGGAAATAG
- a CDS encoding molybdopterin-dependent oxidoreductase, giving the protein MNHGIGFKVNGKSVEFTGQPDTRLIDFLRNHLGLTGTKEGCGEGVCGSCAVLLDGQPVKACVTSMERVAEREIETIEGIGSVNSPHPLQRAFVEKGAIQCGFCTPGMIVGSKALLDRIPLPSRTEVIGALAPHLCRCTGYKKIVEAVLLAAARKASSEESSGLTVRGRMHPEGDRYSASFSSVDPPNLDMTGHIGIPVVPMGIWEKALGLTQFAADLMPDDCLHLKVVRSGKPHAMIRKIETKAAAAVPGVIAILTAQDIGGTNRIGPIQRDQPVLVEDRVRFIGDAVALVAAESLEVAAKAVQRVEIAYDDLEVVSSTAGATNPKGPKVHGGTHLLFHLKSEMGDIARGFAESAEVVDNFYETPFNDHAYIEPEAGVAWPDEGGKIVIRLATQNPHENQEQVAEALGIPCERIRIIQAPTGGSFGGKLNHQIASLLALAVCKLSRPAKLVYTAAESMMCTEKRHPFEIRFRTGATAEGKLSAIEVDMVANTGAYASYGKAVLERALIHATGPYDVPHVSVEGACVYTNTTPAGAMRGFGAPQVAFAVESQMDLLAEKLGLDPFEFRLKNLFKPGSTTITGQILRESVGARETLLALEPYYKEALAWSAKQSNCTTDGIRRGTGLACIFFGIGEAGWRNPSRVIMRLNAEGAIELLVGAADLGQGVFSTLAQIAAETLQVPGHCFVVVTPDTDITPSAGPTEASRQTLASGRAVQEAALAMKKALEVTGFYEDDTEAYAGRLRRCHRVLLEKGLSREFSGFFMPDTMPIDKSGKGSPHLAYAFASVLAQVEVDTASGVVKVVKLVLAHDVGRIINPLTLEGQVEGGAVQGLGFALKEEFKPNVTNKWSAYRIPRTVDMPDMETLFIESPTPEGPFGAKGIGEVPTVGPAAAIANAVARACGRRPMRLPIMPEQVKKGLAS; this is encoded by the coding sequence ATGAATCATGGCATTGGCTTCAAAGTGAACGGAAAATCCGTTGAATTTACGGGTCAGCCCGATACGAGGCTGATAGATTTCCTGCGGAATCACTTGGGTTTGACCGGTACGAAAGAGGGTTGTGGTGAAGGGGTTTGCGGTTCCTGTGCCGTCTTGCTCGACGGCCAACCGGTCAAAGCTTGTGTAACCTCAATGGAGCGGGTTGCGGAACGGGAGATTGAAACGATCGAAGGCATCGGGTCTGTGAACTCTCCGCACCCCCTGCAACGGGCATTTGTCGAAAAAGGTGCCATCCAGTGCGGTTTTTGCACGCCGGGTATGATTGTTGGATCGAAAGCCCTACTGGACAGAATTCCCCTGCCAAGCCGCACAGAGGTGATTGGCGCTCTTGCTCCCCATCTGTGCCGTTGTACGGGGTACAAGAAAATAGTGGAGGCGGTTTTACTTGCCGCCGCAAGAAAGGCATCGTCCGAGGAAAGCAGCGGATTGACCGTTCGGGGCAGGATGCACCCGGAAGGGGATCGCTACAGCGCTTCGTTTTCTTCTGTGGATCCGCCAAACCTGGATATGACGGGACATATCGGCATTCCCGTGGTCCCCATGGGGATCTGGGAAAAAGCCCTTGGATTGACTCAATTTGCTGCGGATCTCATGCCTGATGACTGCCTTCATTTGAAAGTGGTCCGGAGTGGGAAACCTCATGCCATGATCCGGAAGATCGAAACGAAAGCGGCTGCGGCCGTTCCCGGGGTTATCGCTATCCTGACGGCGCAAGACATAGGGGGGACCAACCGAATTGGTCCGATCCAGCGAGATCAGCCAGTGCTGGTTGAGGATCGGGTGCGTTTTATCGGAGACGCCGTTGCCCTGGTGGCGGCCGAATCGCTTGAGGTTGCCGCCAAGGCTGTACAACGGGTAGAGATCGCCTATGATGATCTGGAAGTGGTTTCCAGCACGGCGGGAGCAACAAACCCGAAAGGTCCGAAAGTTCACGGAGGGACGCATCTGCTCTTTCACCTGAAAAGCGAGATGGGAGATATTGCCCGGGGCTTTGCGGAATCGGCAGAGGTGGTGGATAATTTCTATGAAACCCCTTTCAACGATCATGCTTATATCGAGCCGGAGGCCGGCGTTGCCTGGCCGGATGAGGGCGGAAAAATCGTCATTCGCCTGGCGACACAAAATCCCCATGAGAATCAGGAACAAGTGGCGGAGGCCTTGGGCATACCATGTGAACGAATTCGAATCATTCAGGCCCCGACGGGCGGCAGTTTCGGCGGAAAGTTGAATCACCAGATCGCGTCGCTCCTGGCCCTCGCCGTCTGCAAATTATCAAGACCGGCCAAACTGGTTTACACGGCGGCGGAATCGATGATGTGTACGGAGAAACGGCATCCCTTCGAAATCCGCTTTCGTACCGGAGCAACAGCCGAAGGTAAATTGTCGGCCATTGAGGTCGATATGGTCGCGAACACCGGTGCTTACGCTTCTTACGGCAAAGCGGTACTCGAAAGAGCCCTTATCCATGCCACCGGTCCCTATGATGTACCACATGTATCGGTCGAGGGAGCCTGTGTTTACACCAATACAACCCCTGCTGGGGCGATGCGTGGTTTTGGCGCCCCTCAGGTGGCCTTCGCTGTGGAATCCCAAATGGATCTACTTGCGGAAAAGCTGGGCTTGGACCCTTTCGAATTCCGCCTGAAGAACCTGTTTAAACCCGGTTCAACCACGATTACCGGCCAGATTCTCAGGGAGAGCGTCGGTGCTCGGGAAACCCTGCTTGCCCTTGAGCCCTATTACAAAGAGGCCCTGGCCTGGTCAGCGAAACAGTCTAACTGTACCACCGACGGTATCAGGCGCGGAACGGGCCTGGCATGTATTTTCTTCGGCATCGGTGAAGCAGGATGGCGGAATCCCTCTCGGGTGATCATGCGGCTTAATGCCGAGGGGGCTATAGAGTTGCTGGTCGGTGCTGCGGATCTCGGACAAGGTGTATTTTCCACCCTGGCCCAGATTGCCGCGGAAACGTTACAGGTTCCGGGGCATTGCTTTGTCGTTGTGACGCCGGATACGGATATTACCCCTTCCGCAGGACCGACCGAAGCAAGTCGTCAAACCCTTGCTTCGGGGAGAGCCGTGCAAGAGGCTGCTCTTGCAATGAAAAAAGCGCTGGAAGTAACCGGTTTCTATGAGGATGATACAGAGGCATATGCCGGTAGACTTCGCCGATGCCATCGTGTGCTGCTGGAGAAGGGTTTATCCAGGGAGTTTTCCGGATTCTTCATGCCAGACACAATGCCAATCGACAAGAGCGGGAAAGGAAGCCCCCACTTGGCTTATGCTTTCGCGTCGGTCTTGGCCCAAGTGGAGGTTGATACGGCAAGTGGTGTTGTCAAGGTTGTAAAATTGGTGTTGGCGCATGATGTGGGGAGAATCATCAATCCCCTGACGCTAGAGGGACAGGTAGAAGGCGGAGCCGTCCAAGGGCTGGGATTTGCCTTGAAGGAGGAATTCAAACCGAATGTGACCAATAAATGGTCAGCCTATAGGATTCCCCGAACCGTGGACATGCCGGACATGGAGACGCTTTTCATTGAAAGCCCGACGCCGGAAGGGCCATTCGGCGCCAAGGGCATTGGAGAGGTTCCCACGGTGGGGCCTGCCGCAGCGATCGCCAACGCCGTGGCCCGCGCCTGCGGAAGGCGGCCAATGCGGTTACCGATAATGCCGGAGCAGGTGAAAAAGGGGTTAGCTTCCTAG
- a CDS encoding sigma 54-interacting transcriptional regulator, protein MNRKPTYEELAAKNAVLEQKALRCRQMEKALLSKESQYRKIFDSAMDGLLIFDKKGRIIEANPQACRMYGYSHDEMISLSREDIMHRDYHYLFEVFRKETKKQGMFAAESKDVRKDGSEFYIEIRGTEFNFNERKHVLAIVRDVTERKRTEASLREALSAIEQLKERIESENVYLREEIDLRYEHKEIIGRSAAIKKTLNQVERVAETSSTVLLMGETGTGKELLARAIHRLSPRKGKSMVKINCAAIPATLMESELFGHEKGAFTHAFSRQIGRFEIAADSTLFLDEISELPPALQAKLLRVLQDGEFQRLGNPGTIRVDVRIIAATNRNLSEEVAAGRFREDLFYRLNVFPINVPPLRERREDVPLFVWGFVREFEKSMAKRIETIGRKTMKALQAYFWPGNVRELRNVIERAMILSRHGTLQVELPRNTPDKYTPLITRLADVERQHIIDILAQTGGRVRGKRGAAEILGVNPSTLDSKMKKLGISRRGDLHDIS, encoded by the coding sequence ATGAACAGAAAACCGACTTACGAAGAACTGGCCGCAAAGAATGCGGTACTGGAACAAAAGGCCCTCCGCTGCCGCCAGATGGAAAAGGCCCTGTTGAGCAAGGAGAGTCAGTACCGGAAAATATTTGATTCAGCCATGGACGGACTTTTGATCTTCGACAAAAAAGGCCGCATCATTGAAGCAAACCCTCAGGCCTGCCGGATGTACGGTTATTCCCACGATGAAATGATCTCCCTTTCCCGGGAAGACATCATGCACCGCGACTACCATTATCTGTTCGAAGTTTTTCGGAAGGAAACAAAAAAACAGGGAATGTTTGCGGCGGAATCCAAAGATGTCCGCAAAGACGGCAGTGAGTTTTATATCGAAATCCGGGGAACCGAATTTAATTTCAACGAGCGGAAGCATGTGTTGGCCATCGTCCGGGATGTGACGGAACGCAAAAGGACAGAAGCCTCTCTGCGTGAGGCTCTGTCCGCCATCGAGCAACTCAAGGAAAGGATTGAATCGGAAAATGTCTATCTGCGTGAGGAAATTGACCTGCGCTATGAGCACAAGGAAATCATCGGCCGCAGCGCAGCCATTAAAAAAACATTGAACCAGGTGGAACGGGTGGCGGAAACATCCTCAACCGTGCTGTTGATGGGCGAAACCGGTACGGGCAAAGAACTGTTGGCCCGAGCGATTCACCGGTTGAGCCCCCGCAAGGGAAAGTCCATGGTAAAAATAAACTGCGCCGCCATACCGGCAACACTTATGGAAAGCGAACTCTTCGGTCACGAGAAGGGGGCGTTTACGCACGCATTCTCCCGCCAGATAGGCCGTTTCGAGATCGCCGCAGATTCCACCCTCTTTCTGGACGAGATCAGCGAACTGCCCCCGGCTTTGCAGGCAAAACTTTTGCGGGTGCTGCAAGACGGGGAGTTCCAACGGCTGGGCAACCCGGGGACGATCCGGGTGGATGTGCGTATTATCGCCGCAACGAACAGGAACCTGTCTGAAGAGGTTGCGGCCGGCCGTTTCCGGGAGGATCTCTTTTACCGCCTGAATGTTTTTCCTATCAATGTACCGCCACTGCGGGAGCGTCGGGAGGATGTTCCCCTGTTTGTATGGGGATTCGTCAGGGAATTTGAAAAATCAATGGCCAAACGCATTGAAACCATTGGCAGAAAAACCATGAAAGCATTGCAAGCCTATTTCTGGCCGGGGAATGTTCGGGAACTTCGTAATGTTATTGAGCGGGCCATGATTTTGTCCCGGCATGGCACATTGCAGGTCGAGTTACCCAGAAACACGCCGGATAAATATACTCCGCTTATTACCAGATTGGCGGACGTTGAACGACAGCATATCATTGATATACTCGCTCAAACGGGTGGACGCGTCCGGGGGAAGCGGGGTGCCGCCGAGATTCTGGGGGTCAACCCCTCTACCCTGGACTCAAAGATGAAAAAGCTCGGCATTTCCCGGCGGGGCGATTTACACGATATATCGTAG
- a CDS encoding ACT domain-containing protein, which yields MKVEQISIFLENKPGGLENVTRILKNANINIRTLAVADTSDFGIVRLIVDHVADANRVLKENGYTVSRTNMVAVEVPDQPGGLHGILEVLALAGINIEYMYAFVERSGENAVMLFRLDNPDAAIQVLLKNNKTVLPGEKLYSL from the coding sequence ATGAAGGTTGAACAAATATCCATTTTTCTGGAAAATAAACCGGGGGGGCTCGAAAATGTCACGCGGATTCTCAAAAATGCGAACATTAATATCCGGACCCTGGCGGTGGCCGACACATCAGATTTCGGTATCGTTCGCCTGATCGTTGATCATGTCGCCGATGCGAATCGGGTATTGAAGGAAAACGGCTATACCGTCAGCCGCACAAACATGGTGGCCGTTGAAGTGCCGGACCAACCGGGCGGCCTGCACGGCATTCTTGAAGTTCTGGCCCTGGCCGGGATCAATATCGAATACATGTACGCTTTCGTGGAAAGGAGCGGAGAAAACGCGGTTATGCTCTTTCGGCTCGACAACCCCGATGCCGCCATCCAAGTGCTCCTGAAAAACAACAAAACCGTTCTACCCGGGGAAAAGCTCTACTCCCTGTAA
- a CDS encoding DUF4124 domain-containing protein: MKTWIVLLLCLFLFPWAVQSAEYYRWTDENGVSHITDQPPPTAKKNLKTYRFRNHVQSAAPETTGTETTSGTVGGGQSYEMEAAQTSNAELEQTRAEYEELQGNEAHYRRNYYNAYGNKHARDYWKGRLNDLENKRQKLESFESGESSDQGFSSGSTESSEGVNPM, encoded by the coding sequence ATGAAAACATGGATTGTCTTGCTGTTATGTTTGTTTCTTTTCCCTTGGGCGGTGCAGTCTGCCGAATACTACCGATGGACCGACGAGAACGGTGTAAGCCACATCACAGATCAGCCGCCGCCGACGGCAAAAAAGAATTTAAAAACCTACCGTTTCAGAAATCACGTTCAGTCGGCTGCCCCTGAAACAACAGGCACCGAAACGACGTCGGGTACTGTCGGGGGAGGACAATCCTACGAAATGGAAGCGGCACAAACAAGCAATGCGGAACTTGAACAGACCCGTGCGGAATATGAAGAATTGCAGGGTAACGAGGCACATTACCGACGAAATTACTACAATGCCTATGGCAATAAGCATGCGCGGGATTACTGGAAAGGCAGACTGAACGACCTCGAGAACAAGCGGCAGAAACTGGAAAGCTTTGAAAGCGGAGAATCTTCTGACCAAGGTTTTTCTTCCGGATCAACAGAATCTTCAGAGGGGGTAAACCCGATGTAA